Proteins encoded together in one Thermodesulfobacteriota bacterium window:
- a CDS encoding 3-hydroxyacyl-CoA dehydrogenase, with protein MDIKECTAVVTGGASGLGEACVREFTANGAKVAIFDFDEDRGGKVASELGDSVIFCKTDVPDENSVKAAIAKTIEAFGGIHFTVNCAGIGMPARVLSKEGPMPLNLFNKIIQVNLVGTMNVLRLSAEQMLNNEPNEDGEKGVIINTASIAAFEGQIGQAAYSASKGGIVGMTLPIAREFSSFGIRVLTIAPGLFETPMMAQIPEEAMKSIEANIPFPKRLGKPSEFALLAKHIIENPVLNGETIRLDSCIRLAIR; from the coding sequence ATGGATATTAAGGAATGTACGGCAGTTGTTACAGGAGGAGCCTCAGGTCTTGGTGAGGCATGTGTTCGTGAATTCACAGCCAATGGTGCAAAGGTTGCCATTTTTGATTTTGATGAAGATAGGGGCGGCAAAGTTGCGTCTGAACTCGGTGATTCGGTTATTTTCTGTAAAACAGATGTTCCCGATGAAAATAGCGTAAAGGCCGCCATCGCAAAAACAATCGAAGCCTTTGGGGGGATTCATTTTACCGTCAACTGTGCCGGTATTGGTATGCCGGCAAGGGTTCTTTCTAAAGAGGGTCCCATGCCCCTTAACCTGTTCAATAAAATCATTCAGGTTAATCTCGTGGGCACAATGAATGTCCTTCGTCTCTCCGCTGAACAAATGTTAAATAACGAGCCTAATGAAGATGGTGAAAAAGGTGTTATTATAAATACTGCATCCATTGCCGCCTTTGAAGGGCAAATTGGCCAGGCAGCATATAGTGCATCTAAGGGTGGAATTGTTGGAATGACCCTTCCAATAGCTCGTGAGTTTTCAAGTTTTGGGATCAGGGTATTAACCATTGCGCCTGGACTGTTTGAAACTCCCATGATGGCACAAATTCCTGAAGAAGCAATGAAATCCATAGAGGCAAACATCCCCTTTCCTAAACGTCTGGGTAAACCGTCTGAATTTGCTCTTCTGGCTAAGCATATTATTGAAAATCCGGTTTTAAACGGTGAAACCATCCGTCTGGATTCATGTATTCGACTGGCAATTAGATAA
- a CDS encoding CaiB/BaiF CoA-transferase family protein: protein MQSGPLEYLKVLDFSTLLPGPYATLVLSDLGADILRVVSGSRPDLAALMPPFLPGTEISANLAWLGRGKRSIALNLKKPRAVTIVKELISEYDILLEQFRPGVMDDLGLGYEHLKKINPGLIYCSLTGYGQTGPYSKRAGHDINYLARSGLMSYSGTKADGPVLTGMQIADVASGSNNVIIGILAAVLCRNNTGNGQHIDISMMDGVVPFNAMAGAGALVKGIDPAREGELLNGGSLYDFYETKDGKYISFGGLEPKFFSAFCNTIGCPDLIEGGVMPKEIDQVKTKVRRIIKAKTRQEWEEIFKDVDACVEPVLTLSEAFNDPHVNHRGLVVDVKLPDGGSVRQIGTPIRFSETPLHYSGAGQPAGTDNREVLLKLGYSEEDIEDFITSGLFK, encoded by the coding sequence ATGCAATCAGGACCTTTGGAGTATTTAAAAGTTCTTGATTTTTCAACGCTTTTACCAGGGCCATACGCTACACTGGTTCTTAGTGATCTTGGGGCGGATATCTTGAGAGTCGTATCCGGATCACGACCGGATCTTGCGGCTCTGATGCCGCCTTTTCTTCCCGGTACAGAGATTTCGGCAAATCTTGCCTGGCTGGGACGGGGAAAACGATCCATTGCTCTTAATCTTAAGAAACCCCGGGCAGTCACGATTGTAAAAGAGCTAATCTCCGAGTACGATATTCTCTTGGAGCAATTCAGACCGGGTGTTATGGATGATTTGGGTTTGGGATATGAACATCTTAAAAAAATAAATCCAGGGCTTATTTACTGTTCGCTTACAGGTTATGGCCAAACAGGCCCTTATTCTAAAAGAGCCGGTCATGACATTAATTATCTTGCCCGTTCAGGCCTGATGTCTTATTCAGGGACAAAAGCCGACGGTCCTGTTCTTACAGGTATGCAGATTGCCGACGTGGCATCAGGTTCAAATAACGTGATTATCGGTATCCTTGCTGCAGTGCTTTGCCGAAACAATACAGGCAATGGACAACATATTGATATTTCAATGATGGATGGTGTTGTGCCGTTCAATGCCATGGCAGGAGCGGGTGCCTTGGTAAAGGGTATTGACCCGGCAAGGGAAGGAGAACTTTTAAACGGTGGCAGTCTTTATGATTTTTACGAGACAAAAGATGGTAAATACATTAGTTTTGGAGGGCTGGAGCCAAAGTTCTTTTCCGCCTTCTGCAACACTATTGGATGCCCGGATCTGATTGAAGGCGGTGTGATGCCGAAAGAAATTGACCAGGTTAAAACGAAAGTTCGTAGAATAATCAAAGCAAAGACCAGGCAAGAATGGGAAGAGATCTTCAAAGATGTTGATGCCTGTGTGGAACCTGTTTTGACACTTTCCGAGGCTTTTAATGATCCCCATGTTAATCACAGGGGACTGGTTGTTGATGTCAAACTTCCGGATGGTGGTTCTGTCCGCCAGATTGGGACTCCCATTAGATTTTCCGAAACTCCTTTGCACTACTCTGGAGCAGGGCAGCCGGCGGGGACCGATAACAGAGAGGTTCTCCTAAAATTGGGTTATTCCGAGGAAGATATTGAAGATTTTATAACTTCCGGTCTTTTTAAGTAA
- a CDS encoding acyl-CoA dehydrogenase family protein, with protein sequence MYFNLTKEQKMIQKEVRNFAKNEIAPRAEEIEKTGEYPYDIMKQMAELGLMGIPFPEEYGGMGSDWVSMHLCIEEISRADITLGALLDVTTSVVGQELLEFGTEEQKKKWLVPIAEGREIGAFGLTEPDSGSDAGSLSTEAVLKGDEWVLNGTKQFITNIGLENASILLVAAKIQDGVIATFIVPKDAPGFILGTKYDKMAWRASATHEVILKDCKIPKENLLGDPEHGFSQHLAVLETGRISIGAVAVGAAQACLDESMKYSMGRKQFGKPIYEFQSIQFMIADMALSIELARNEYLKAAWLKDHGKKHTFEATCAKLYASEMAEKVASDAVQIHGGYGYMEEYPVSRIYKSVKLLQIVEGTSEVQRLIIGRYLAGKKQ encoded by the coding sequence ATGTATTTTAATCTTACAAAAGAACAAAAAATGATTCAAAAAGAGGTGCGGAATTTTGCAAAAAATGAAATTGCGCCTCGGGCAGAGGAAATAGAAAAAACCGGAGAATATCCCTATGATATCATGAAACAAATGGCAGAGCTGGGATTGATGGGAATTCCATTTCCGGAAGAATACGGTGGTATGGGCAGTGACTGGGTTAGTATGCACCTGTGCATTGAAGAGATATCAAGAGCGGATATCACCCTGGGCGCCTTGCTTGATGTCACTACAAGTGTCGTGGGACAGGAGCTTCTTGAGTTTGGCACTGAAGAGCAAAAAAAGAAATGGCTTGTACCCATTGCCGAGGGGCGCGAAATCGGCGCATTTGGTTTAACTGAGCCGGATTCTGGATCAGATGCAGGCTCGTTGAGTACTGAGGCAGTACTTAAAGGTGACGAATGGGTTCTGAACGGTACCAAACAGTTTATCACCAACATCGGCCTGGAGAACGCTTCAATTCTTCTGGTGGCTGCCAAAATACAAGATGGTGTAATAGCAACGTTTATTGTTCCAAAAGATGCACCGGGATTCATACTGGGCACAAAATATGACAAAATGGCATGGCGGGCATCGGCAACCCATGAAGTAATTTTAAAAGATTGTAAAATTCCCAAAGAAAACCTACTGGGTGATCCCGAACACGGATTCTCACAGCATCTGGCTGTACTGGAAACCGGAAGGATAAGCATTGGCGCCGTTGCAGTCGGAGCAGCACAGGCATGCCTTGATGAATCCATGAAATATTCCATGGGTAGAAAACAATTCGGCAAGCCGATTTATGAGTTTCAGAGTATTCAATTTATGATCGCCGATATGGCACTTTCCATCGAGCTTGCCAGAAACGAATATCTCAAAGCTGCCTGGCTCAAGGATCATGGGAAAAAGCACACATTTGAAGCCACCTGCGCCAAGCTTTATGCAAGTGAGATGGCAGAAAAAGTGGCAAGTGATGCGGTCCAGATTCACGGCGGTTACGGGTATATGGAAGAATATCCTGTATCGCGTATATATAAAAGCGTAAAGCTTCTTCAAATAGTGGAAGGAACATCCGAGGTTCAGAGGCTTATCATTGGCAGGTATTTAGCAGGAAAAAAACAGTGA